DNA sequence from the Manihot esculenta cultivar AM560-2 chromosome 11, M.esculenta_v8, whole genome shotgun sequence genome:
CTCTGCTCCAGTCAACAGAATCGCTGACAATAAATGCTGCCTTTACTCTCTGTGAGTGGATACTGTCTCTTGTACTCATCTGCTCTAAAGTACTACTCTGTTTAGCAGCTTGCTTAGTTGTCCATGTCTTATATTGGACAAGCGGGTCAATGCCATCAAAATAAGATGCATACTCATCAATTGAGAGAACATTTCTGCATGGAAAATCAATAAGCACACGCATCCAGACATATTGGAGAATTTTTAACAACTTGTGATGgatttcaatgaaaataaaatcagAGAGCCCAAAAGCATACTTAAATCCATATTCTGTCATCACAGCAGCTGGTTCTCCTTTTCCAACAGCAACAACAAATTCATTCTCAAATCTACATAAAGCCAAATTGATGTAATCAAAGAGATAAAGTAATGAAAATATAACTaattaaaacataaatcttCTTAGGGGTTTTTTCCCTCGTTTGAATTCAAGTGATTATAACTTCTACATCTTTGTTTGGCATGTAAAGCATTTCACAGTAATTGTAACTACCATCCACATGAATGTATTACAGCATTTGAACATATTCCCATGCAATGCTTGTGGCACAAGCAGGCTAATGCATAAACTTTTCCTCATGCCATTTATTATGCACATTGATTTCCTGACTAAAACCCACTTTACCTACATTATTTATTAGCATTAGAAAGGATTTCTAGAATTTGGTTATTCAATAGGAGTGAACTGTAGGAATTTATTTGACTTCCCAATTGTGGCCATAAAAGCACAACATAATAGCAAATACATTGGCCTAGATGTGCAGGTCAAGTTAAAACAAAGGCATACAAGGTTTTGGCCAAGGGGAGGTAATTCATAGTCATAGATTCAATGAACCTGGGGGCATATGGCTAGTCCCAGAAAGAATCCAGAATTCTTCTCTAATGCAAACAGCAACAAGTAGAAAATATCCTTTTatgaagaaaaaattatttggatATTCATAATTCATGCGATTCATTTATTTGGTGATGTTAATTAACTTGATTACACTAATAACTCCACTTGAAACTTTTAGAATCTTTATCACAATAAATTTATAGTCTTCGATGACACAATATCTAGGTGACTTTAATAAGTTTAGATACCTACCTATGCACCAGCTGCTTAAAAGGAGTGTGGCCCTGTACAACCTATAAAAAAAGTCACAGTAAAAGTAGTATTCCATCATCACCTACAAAGCCTAAGAAAGGAAGGACAATGGTACACCTGAAAACAACATCTTCATAGAAGCACCTGCAATGGCGAAATATTCACACCGAGAAGTTTGCTCAACTCCAATGCTCTTTTAGATTCAGGAAAACCACCTCCTGTTGAAATTGAAGTTAAGAACCGATCCTAATTGTTGCTCACTGAACAACACATTGACTATGCATGATTCAGAGATCCAAATTTTGATATGACCTCTAAAGCTTGCATGTGTATTCACATCTATAATCTCTCTATTGGTTTATTCTCCACAGAAACTAAATAAACGTCATAAACGAATCAAAAGCATCATTGAATTCGAATAACAAGAGAGACCACAAAGGACGATTCAAGCTAAAACAGAAAGCTCACCGTTGGTCAAGAAAATGTAAGGAATCCTCAAAGCACCTGTTCACAGAATTGAcgagaaccataaaaacatgaaaataaccACTAACATGGCAAAACTGACAAGAATTGTAGAGATTGATATGCATAAGATAGCATACCGGAGGGATCGTATAATCGTTTGAGAGCTTGAGGAGAGCCGCCGATGGGAGATTCGCCTCGAAGAAGGACGCCATCTATATCAAACGCAATGCCAAACGACGGTCTGcttcataaaagaaaagaaaggaaaagaaaaaaaggatcGAATCCCCGAATTGTAAGCGTAGAGAGACAGAGAGTGAGGAAATGTGAGGTAGAAACGAACAGCTGAGATTGTGAGAGAAAGTGCGAGAAGGAGCGTGAAAGAACGGAAAACAGCAGCGGTGGTGAAAGTTGATTTCTGTTTCGGCTCAGCAAAGCCTTCGCTATGACTGGGAATCTCATTCTCCGATCTCCGGCCTCCTTAGCTgatctcctccaccaccaccagtggccACTGCCTTTGAGTATCAGCAAGCTTTTGGGGATGTTTTGTTGCGGCTGCAATTGTGTGCatgagttttctttttctttttttcttttcaatggGCAGTCTATATAAAGGGGGTGATAGAAGATTCGATCCTTATATgggataaataaaaatatcgaATGTAAAGATATTAAGTGACActtgtataattttaaaattaaagaaaataataaacaatAGGCAAAGTTAATATCTAATTTATAAaacacaataaatttaaaaatgattgcaataatattctaaatttttatacaacTATAAAGTTATGAATCTTATTAAAGGTAATTTTGTCATTTAAGCacaattaatgaaatttaaagtataattaGTAATAAGTGAAAtcacatttaatttttttaataagttgtaatgatatgattaatttatatttaattattataattattatataaattagtataaaataatttcaatttaagtgattaataaattaatgcTAAATAATGGAGATTGTAAATACCTATTAGCAATTAGGTATTGTCTGCACTACTAGCATTTCGCTGTTTTACAAAAACAAATGTTTCGGCTTCATTTGCGaccatttattttataagaaaaaatttaaataaattcatgatttctatttttttttattttacttttaatattaaaaaatttaaataaattatcataaaatcATGTAAGATCtctgctttttttttaaatatatatttttaaacttctttccttctaaataaaaaattactctctcataatttttttatatattttattttttattatttcaaaattattgtttgtttttattttttagattatataatatatatttattgaatattattattctatttaattttatcttatttttaaaaaattttttaaaatatcttttgatatttaataaaatttaatatttttaaaataaatataattaaaaagttaatgaaaaaattatttttttaaatatatgtaaaataacATAAACTAAAATTATGAGACAAAAAGAATATTAGAAAAGAAATCAATTAAAGTGAATATTTTagcatgatttattttataaaataataaatttttataaaattatgtaaatttttttttataatgaaaattttttaagtaaaaaaaaaatcctttcatttcaaaaaaaaaattattagaaaaaaaaattgaattaaatttcttgcgaaattttcaatttcaagagaattaaaaaaaaataaaaaataaaaaaatattaaattctatccttttaaataaaaaatgataaaaaaaattattcaattaaattctcataaaatttttaattccaaTAGGAAGAAAATAGGGTAGCTTACTAGCTATTATTTCCCACAAACATTAAACAAAAGTTCCAAATGGGAAACAAGCAACTCTGGCTTTTCTTCTGGAATCCAATCAAACCAAGGAAATTAATCAACCAAAAAACTTCAAGAACAGTTCCTTTCTTTTCATATTTCTTCAGTGTTTGATCTCATTTAATATTCAATATACAAACCACAGCCAAAAACATATAGAGGCTAGGAGATATGTAGCCTTTGTTGATGCACAGCAACCTTATTGGGTGCTGGATTCTCAAATACACCGAATCCAAGAATCCTCAATAAAACCATGAACAAACTCTAATTCCACCCTCACATACATGGCAAGGAAGAACCCATCTCCCTAGCTTCTATGCTTACAGAGAACTTCATCACACATATACTACAAAGTGATAGTTTTCCAAAAAGAAATCAAGCTTttcaaaagaataaataaatgcTGCTTATgtatatattactcaagcatgACATCTGGGTTGAAGTTCAAAGATTCTGCAAATATAAGCTCCTTTATGTCGTCTTCGTTCAACGAAATTTGCTCAAAATCGAAGATAAAAGGAGACGGACAAGTGGGCTCCTCGTTGATCTCATGAAGACTTGATAAATATGGATGGTTCAATGCTTCCTCAACTTCATGTAACATCAAAAATGTGATGCATCTCATCAGCAAAATGGATGAGAAAAATGAAACAGTTATTTGTCGAGTTAGAGCATACCAGTTATGCGTTTGCACGGATCGAACACTAGCATTTTCTCAGCAAGATCAAGTGCTACAGCTGACAAATCTGGAAACTTTTGTGCAAAAGGTTGCTTGGGGAAGTGTGGAAGCTGCTTGACATATCTCCGAGCATTATCACTTCGAAGGAATCCAAGATCCGAATCGTCTGGTGAACCTAACAACTATAGGTCAAGTAAATTTGCAGCTTGTCAATCAGGTTCCTTTCCCCATATATTACATTGATTTTAACCAGCAAGAGAAAATGTTGAACTTATTAATTAGTACCTCGGTTATGAGTCCCAATTGCTGAACATAGTCTTTGCCAGGGAAAAGAGGTTCCCTTCTAATAATTTCCATGAAAATGCAGCCAACTGACCAGATATCAATAGCTGCAGTGTATTCTGAACAGTTGAGCAGCAATTCTGGGGCTCGATACCATCGAGTTACTACATATTCAGTCATGAAATCTGTCTCCGAGGTGGTTCTTGCAAGCCCAAAGTCACAAATCTTAAGATCACAATTTGCATTCAGAAGAAGATTGCTGGGTTTCAAATCTCGGTGTAAAACATTTGCAGAGTGTATGTACTTCAATCCCCTCAACAATTGATACAAGAAATACTGCAAAAAGCCATGAAAACATGCTGCTTTAAACATTGTTAACTTGCAGCCTGTAGCTTACTATCAACTAAACTTCACAGCATCTGTTTAGtttcacattttaaattttacatttcaAATCAGAAACATTTGCTAAAATACAAAATCTGCCCTGAGCTGCCTGATGGCCAATGGCATTCATATATGTCTACAACTTCACATTTCAAGTGAAATTATCAGCTCTGATGACAGTGTCTTTGATGAGTACACATACACATAATCATAATAAGCAAATTATTGAAACAAACACACAATACTAGTACACAAGCACTTAAAATTCGCAATAttagagaaagaagaaagagaaaagatacAGAAAATTTAAGGTGGTTCGACAATAAGGTCTACGTCCATGGGAAATACACAAATAAAGTTCCATTACGATAAAAATGTGTGATACAATCTCTAAAACTCTTAAACCTACAAAGTCAGTCATAAGGCTCAGTTAGGTAGAGTATCAAACAACAAGTATACATGAAGGAAAATGGATTCAATTGTCCATACCTGACAGTGATCATCAGTCAGAGTTTGGCTAGAGCGTATTATCTGATGAAGATCAGTATCCATTAATTCATATACAATATACACATCATTGAACGTCTCCCTTTCCGGAGGCGGTATTATATCCTTGATTTTGATAATCTAGAGAATACCATTGCAGCAAATCATCAGTACTTCATCATGCACAACATTACGAGCTCAGAAGATTATATATTTGGAATCATAAGATTAAAAATGTTAGAGAATACATTCTCATGATCCATGTGGCAAAGGAGTTTGATCTCTCTAAGTGTTCTCTTAGCATCTATCCTGTTGTCAAATGCATTTCCAATCTTCTTAATAGCAACCTCCTCTTTTGTCTCAGCATTTCTGGCACAGCTACATTACAGAAATGTGAATGATTTATAAGCATCAAGTCAATCACACATTAAAtccacaaaaaagaaaaaaattataatcccATTCATCAGAAAATCTTAATTTCAAGAAATTCAGGGGAAATAAACAAAATATCACATCTCTCATCAAAACTCCTACCTACTACACAAGCACTCAATATTTTCAAAACTAAGACCCTAATCAATGAGtttttctctaattaatttTCCCATTTAAGAATCAAAGTGAAATGTTTATCAATTAGcatagaaaaagaaaagcaagGCAGGAAATAAAAGACCCAATGTATTACAGCCAAATTAGAGGTCCCTTCCTCTTACCTACAAAGCTTCGATCTTAGATTACAATTGCTAGAAACAAAAGATTTACTTGCTTCAAAATAGCAAGAATCAacatttcaaattcaaaaaaattaaataaaatgcaGGAAACCCAGTTCTAAACAGATTGCCAAAACAGGTTTATGAGGTTTAAAGCAGAGGGTTTATTACCAAACGATGCCGTATGCACCACGACCCACTGGTTGAATGGGAGGAACATACTTAGAGGAGACCTCGAAAAGACTACCAAGTATGTTATACTGCAAGTATCTCCCACCGTAGGATGTGATTCCTTTGTCTTCAATCACCATTGATTCATTCTCCATCGCTCTGTCTCTTTTTTCTGTGTTTGAAGAAACAGGGAAGAAGACGTAAAAGGAGGTGTGTATATTCTCAGCAAGTTAGAAAAACAGAGCAAAGAGCGGTTTTTTTATTACACACTGATGCTTTTACGAGGAAAGGAAATGTGGGCCACACTTGGTTGAATCCACCATCCTTGCTTTTGgattatttttgaattttattattattatttttctcttttaaactttcaaatttgaatggCAGTGGGAAGCAGAGCCAAAATGTGCCGACTGAAAATTCTTTGCACCATGTTTGATCTGAA
Encoded proteins:
- the LOC110626826 gene encoding uncharacterized protein YKR070W, with the protein product MRFPVIAKALLSRNRNQLSPPLLFSVLSRSFSHFLSQSQLPSFGIAFDIDGVLLRGESPIGGSPQALKRLYDPSGALRIPYIFLTNGGGFPESKRALELSKLLGVNISPLQVVQGHTPFKQLVHRFENEFVVAVGKGEPAAVMTEYGFKNVLSIDEYASYFDGIDPLVQYKTWTTKQAAKQSSTLEQMSTRDSIHSQRVKAAFIVSDSVDWSRDIQVMCDILRTGGLPGRELGHQPDLYFANDDLAYQATFPSERLGMGAFRIALGSVFNSIHPNALKYTSFGKPNPLVFKNAETVLKQLVPSLHRGTNPVDHLNDGTHHFNKLYMIGDNPSVDIRGAQQAGHPWFSILTRTGVFKGIENHTEFPADLVVNTVEDAVEYILSKECA
- the LOC110626827 gene encoding mitogen-activated protein kinase homolog NTF6: MENESMVIEDKGITSYGGRYLQYNILGSLFEVSSKYVPPIQPVGRGAYGIVCCARNAETKEEVAIKKIGNAFDNRIDAKRTLREIKLLCHMDHENIIKIKDIIPPPERETFNDVYIVYELMDTDLHQIIRSSQTLTDDHCQYFLYQLLRGLKYIHSANVLHRDLKPSNLLLNANCDLKICDFGLARTTSETDFMTEYVVTRWYRAPELLLNCSEYTAAIDIWSVGCIFMEIIRREPLFPGKDYVQQLGLITELLGSPDDSDLGFLRSDNARRYVKQLPHFPKQPFAQKFPDLSAVALDLAEKMLVFDPCKRITVEEALNHPYLSSLHEINEEPTCPSPFIFDFEQISLNEDDIKELIFAESLNFNPDVMLE